Proteins co-encoded in one Dreissena polymorpha isolate Duluth1 chromosome 12, UMN_Dpol_1.0, whole genome shotgun sequence genomic window:
- the LOC127852180 gene encoding uncharacterized protein LOC127852180: MAEYGPSNAEAMDNIDLDLSKQLSTMLEDEGITDEIVMARRITFLMIETGLTMMGKLSNISIEHFFFGSQSEGATTVGLRSDVDMLRRIPCLNIMRGDLKTWKKGMLNCMMLGIKDYPQHFNMQVFRSDRPEPLKSKTTFCNGMLLSHGIECVMFSSEFFRKHSEMFLKPLSNDQSIYTAGPSASFSDDIDIVHALCVSGDIPELQTWLDRPRQGNWPTPKLFEEAKNCAWFLVPVGESSSQERHTEWRLSPNLIERKLMFSLNITQLKCYVLLKQLKRAITREIKHGELTSFHCKTVLFYTLERTQNTPWQECYLAMLLKLCLQTLQTFLKDGVCPHYIIDRVNLFDGKLNSTQRHIVHNEVTVLIDNLQGFVSNLGNATRLSTDQRFISHVCIRSKLAFERIQWFHILILDFHGFINKPIDVVGDQLNTLIDKCKEIINFHNANAFEIQAAREILTTVMSFRGSIQAASAIQSGGSINQDVMDSFKESVKVGDVANQVNILSEILSYGNLASEIKDSSINTHASETFEKALETNGFSSRLKLASVMYCSGNLQSAKFILEYAERQFYRYTMKTLCRCFSYYNRYIDPRKMFENKPNPKTESKIALCIIFLSNEAPCVPPMLLYEMTKTRFSPDYQEKMSMKLELHGEARVDYRVFMYYLQYLTYGGLGIREKQSVVLTKFEDYISTHIDDRILDLHYDHGRNREISHMATALNLLGHCWEMEGDLSKAERKYELSRDSKPNNNPANWHIGRLSPDQYI, translated from the exons ATGGCGGAATATGGACCATCCAACGCGGAAGCA ATGGACAACATTGACCTGGACTTGTCTAAACAACTCTCCACAATGCTTGAGGATGAAGGAATTACAGATGAAATCGTGATGGCAAGGCGCATTACATTCCTGATGATAGAGACTGGTTTAACAATGATGGGTAAACTAAGCAATATATCAATCGAGCATTTCTTTTTTGGCAGCCAGTCGGAAGGAGCGACAACGGTTGGACTACGGTCTGACGTAGACATGTTACGGCGTATACCTTGTCTTAATATAATGCGAGGGGAtttgaaaacctggaaaaaaGGAATGCTGAATTGTATGATGCTTGGAATTAAGGATTATCCACAACATTTTAATATGCAGGTTTTTAGAAGCGATAGGCCCGAACCATTGAAATCAAAAACAACTTTTTGCAATGGCATGCTCTTAAGTCATGGTATAGAATGCGTAATGTTTAGTTCTGAATTTTTTCGGAAACATTCCGAAATGTTTCTTAAACCTTTAAGCAACGATCAATCTATCTATACCGCTGGACCTTCTGCTAGTTTTAGCGACGATATAGATATTGTACACGCACTGTGCGTGTCAGGTGACATTCCTGAACTGCAGACGTGGCTAGACAGGCCCCGACAGGGTAATTGGCCAACTCCAAAATTGTTTGAGGAAGCGAAAAATTGCGCGTGGTTCCTTGTACCGGTAGGAGAGTCATCCTCGCAAGAAAGACACACAGAATGGAGATTATCGCCGAATCTTATTGAAAGGAAACTAATGTTCAGTTTAAATATTACCCAGCTGAAATGTTATGTATTGCTGAAACAACTCAAACGCGCTATTACAAGAGAAATTAAACATGGCGAACTTACGAGTTTTCACTGCAAAACAGTGTTGTTTTATACACTTGAAAGAACGCAAAATACCCCTTGGCAAGAGTGTTACTTAGCAATGTTATTGAAACTTTGTCTTCAAACGCTACAAACATTTCTTAAAGATGGCGTATGTCCTCATTATATCATTGACCGTGTTAATCTGTTTGACGGTAAACTAAATAGTACACAACGTCACATAGTACATAACGAGGTGACGGTACTCATAGATAACTTGCAGGGGTTTGTGAGCAACCTTGGCAACGCAACACGATTGTCCACTGACCAGCGTTTCATTTCTCATGTATGTATTCGCAGTAAACTCGCATTTGAAAGGATACAGTGGTTCCATATTCTTATTCTTGATTTCCATGGCTTCATCAATAAACCAATCGATGTTGTTGGGGATCAGCTTAACACACTGATTGACaaatgtaaagaaataataaacttTCACAACGCGAATGCATTTGAAATACAAGCAGCTAGAGAAATATTGACAACTGTTATGTCTTTTCGAGGCTCTATTCAAGCGGCTTCAGCGATTCAAAGCGGTGGCTCGATTAACCAAGAtgtcatggacagtttcaaggaatCGGTAAAAGTCGGTGATGTCGCAAATCAAGTTAATATTTTATCAGAAATTCTTAGCTATGGCAATCTTGCTTCGGAAATAAAGGATTCTTCAATTAACACACATGCAAGTGAAACCTTTGAAAAGGCACTCGAGACAAATGGATTCTCAAGTCGACTGAAATTAGCATCTGTCATGTATTGCTCTGGAAACTTGCAGTCGGCAAAATTTATTCTTGAATATGCAGAACGTCAATTTTACCGGTACACTATGAAGACCTTATGTCGGTGTTTCAGTTATTATAATCGGTACATAGACCCccgaaaaatgtttgaaaataaaccaAATCCTAAGACTGAAAGCAAAATTGCATTATGCATAATTTTTCTGTCTAATGAGGCACCGTGCGTTCCCCCTATGCTTTTGTATGAAATGACCAAAACAAGATTTTCACCTGATTACCAAGAGAAAATGAGTATGAAATTAGAATTGCATGGTGAGGCTAGAGTGGATTATCGCGTGTTCATGTATTACCTGCAATACCTCACGTACGGAGGTCTTGGCATTCGGGAAAAACAAAGCGTTGTCTTGACAAAATTCGAAGACTACATTTCAACGCATATTGATGATCGCATCTTGGATCTCCATTACGATCATGGTCGTAACCGCGAGATATCCCATATGGCGACTGCATTAAATCTGCTCGGCCACTGCTGGGAGATGGAAGGGGATCTGAGCAAAGCAGAGAGAAAATATGAGCTATCTCGAGATAGCAAGCCAAACAACAATCCGGCTAACTGGCACATTGGGAGACTTTCACCAGATCAATATATATAG